ACTGCCAATATCCCATTTCGGTGCTTCTTTAGCAATTTTTCGCACTTTATCATCCCAGTTGTGTAAAGCGGCAATTTTACTACCTGGTTTATAGTAACGCTTAAACCACGATGGAATATTTGCAGCGCTTATGCCACTAATTTCTCCTTCTAAATGATTATTTTTTTCTTGTAACTTTGTACTGCTTCCAAGCATTAGTATCTGTTTCTCAAAAAATTCTCCAGGAAGCTCAAAGTTCTTTAGGCTCATAATTTGCTGCATGCCCGATTTCCGAATCGCATCTAGCATATCATCTGTTACCGGTATATATTTACTATGGCTGGTCGTTCCACTACTTAACGCAAAATAGCGCTGTCCCCCTGGCCACGTAACATTTTGATGGCCTTCGAGCAAATAATGCCACCATTCCTTAAACATCTTATCATAGTCATGAAAGGGAACCTCTTTCTGAAAACGATCGATGATGTTATCACTTAATAATATATCTTCAAAATTATATTTTTTACCGAACGCTGTATTCTTAGCGCTGTCAATCAATTGTAGAAGCACTTTTCGCTGTGAAGTTGTCGGATCCGATCCAAAATCTATCAATCCGGATACATCAATTACACGCTTAATTATCTCCCCAATGATTGCCATACATTAAAATTTTATCAATTAAATACTTCACTTAAACAGAAAACAACTATTGCTCGTTTTACTAATAAAATGATTTTTTTCTCATAAAGTTTGCACTCTCATTGAATATTTATTTACTCCTATATTATATCCATGGTTAATGATCGGTTTCTTCTAAAGAGAGACAATTAGGTTTCAAACTTCATGCGTAAACACAAACCTACTGTATAAAAAAGTAATTTTAGGTTGATAAAACCGTTCAGTTATACTGCTAAAACTATGGGGAGCTCGTATCGGCGCCACTCCCCTTTTTTAAACACCTATTCATTCGATTGTCGATCAATCCTGAACGAAACTTTACAAATTGCTCCATAACTCGTAACTTGACCATTATTCACATGTACTTTAAAATCTTTCACGAAAACGGAATCAATATTACTTACGGTTTTAGAGACTTCTGCTACTGCGTTTTTTACAGCATCATCAAAACTTTCTTCTG
This Olivibacter sp. SDN3 DNA region includes the following protein-coding sequences:
- a CDS encoding dodecin family protein; its protein translation is MSIVKVIEVIASSEESFDDAVKNAVAEVSKTVSNIDSVFVKDFKVHVNNGQVTSYGAICKVSFRIDRQSNE